A genomic segment from Vicinamibacterales bacterium encodes:
- a CDS encoding HNH endonuclease, giving the protein MEQTLLLNATYEPLKVVNWQKAVTLWCQGKVEIIAHHDREVRAVTFAFKLPSVIRLLRYVRIKKRFDYVPFSRANIYARDECTCQYCAEVFPTPDLTFDHVLPVSQGGRKDWENIVTCCVTCNRRKGGRTPEEARMRLVRPPRRPMSAPAIRITIGRRSAPESWRDYLYWNLELDDT; this is encoded by the coding sequence ATGGAGCAGACGCTCCTCCTCAACGCGACCTACGAGCCGCTGAAAGTCGTCAACTGGCAGAAGGCGGTGACGTTGTGGTGTCAGGGCAAGGTCGAGATCATTGCGCATCACGACCGCGAAGTCCGCGCGGTGACGTTCGCCTTCAAACTCCCCTCCGTCATCCGGTTGTTGCGCTACGTGCGGATCAAGAAGCGCTTCGACTACGTGCCGTTCTCGCGCGCCAATATCTACGCGCGCGATGAGTGCACCTGCCAGTACTGCGCGGAAGTATTCCCGACACCAGACCTCACGTTCGATCACGTGCTACCGGTGTCGCAGGGCGGCCGCAAGGATTGGGAGAACATCGTCACCTGCTGCGTCACGTGCAACCGGCGCAAGGGCGGGCGGACGCCGGAAGAGGCGCGGATGCGGCTGGTGCGCCCGCCGCGGCGGCCGATGTCGGCGCCGGCCATCCGGATCACAATCGGGCGGCGCAGTGCTCCCGAAAGCTGGCGGGACTACCTGTACTGGAACCTCGAACTGGACGACACCTAA
- a CDS encoding C40 family peptidase gives MAHLRALRFRLRQGYGGQARLIVAGALAVVVTGCASSGGMVYTPRPFPVPGGGGTVAVPAPAEAAIPPGVVPPPTGRPAAPGSTAKGALPAGGTADGYALSSTALALRGAPYRNGGIDPNGFDCSGFVRYVYEQHGVPMPREVREQFRVGKSVDRSRLEAGDLVFFSTVAPGASHVGIMIGGDQFIHAPSERGVVRVENLSVQYWASRYVGAKRVN, from the coding sequence ATGGCCCACCTTCGCGCTTTGCGCTTCCGCCTGCGCCAAGGCTACGGCGGACAAGCGAGGTTGATTGTCGCGGGCGCCCTGGCGGTCGTCGTGACCGGCTGCGCCAGCTCCGGCGGCATGGTCTATACACCGCGCCCGTTCCCGGTTCCCGGCGGTGGCGGCACCGTGGCCGTCCCCGCGCCGGCCGAGGCCGCCATCCCGCCCGGCGTGGTGCCACCGCCGACGGGTCGTCCCGCGGCGCCCGGCTCCACCGCCAAGGGCGCCCTGCCCGCGGGGGGGACGGCGGATGGCTACGCGCTGTCGAGCACCGCGCTGGCGCTGCGCGGCGCACCGTATCGCAACGGCGGCATCGACCCCAACGGCTTCGACTGCAGCGGCTTCGTGCGCTATGTCTACGAGCAGCACGGCGTGCCGATGCCGCGCGAGGTCAGGGAGCAGTTCAGGGTCGGCAAAAGCGTGGACCGCAGCCGGCTGGAGGCGGGCGACCTCGTGTTCTTCAGCACCGTGGCCCCGGGCGCCTCGCACGTCGGCATCATGATCGGCGGCGATCAGTTCATCCATGCCCCGAGCGAGCGCGGCGTGGTGCGCGTGGAAAACCTGAGCGTCCAGTACTGGGCCAGCCGCTACGTCGGCGCCAAGCGTGTCAACTAG
- the mtgA gene encoding monofunctional biosynthetic peptidoglycan transglycosylase yields the protein MPAARARKSIWKRILNTVVTVGAIGFAYVAYVYLTLPDVRWLADTNPTTTAFMELRIREAADAGRKFQIRHRWVPYNQISANLRRAVIVTEDAAFYDHDGIDLTELKASLEKNWEEGQFLRGGSTITQQLAKNLYLSPSRNPMRKVKELLIARRLEAALSKRRIFEIYLNMIEWGDGIFGCEAASRAYFGGPCASLSMEHAALLAGAIINPREHSPAKPTRRLLRRQQIILRRMGIKDTPPAAPAVEMPTPAPVDQTPPEPPPPVPQPFPIPPGNGSPLSLQRADFAA from the coding sequence ATGCCAGCGGCTCGGGCGCGGAAGTCAATCTGGAAGCGAATCCTGAACACCGTCGTCACTGTTGGCGCCATCGGCTTCGCCTACGTCGCCTACGTCTACCTGACCCTGCCCGACGTCCGCTGGCTCGCTGACACCAATCCCACGACCACGGCATTCATGGAGTTGCGGATCCGCGAGGCGGCGGACGCCGGTCGCAAGTTCCAGATCCGGCACCGCTGGGTTCCCTACAATCAGATCTCCGCCAACCTGCGGCGCGCGGTGATTGTGACCGAAGACGCGGCGTTCTACGATCACGACGGCATCGACCTGACCGAGCTCAAGGCCTCCCTCGAGAAGAACTGGGAGGAAGGGCAGTTCCTGCGCGGCGGCAGCACCATCACGCAGCAGCTGGCCAAGAACCTCTACCTGTCGCCGTCGCGCAACCCGATGCGCAAGGTGAAGGAGCTGTTGATCGCGCGCCGGCTCGAAGCCGCGCTGAGCAAGCGGCGCATCTTCGAGATCTACCTGAACATGATCGAGTGGGGCGACGGCATCTTCGGATGCGAGGCGGCATCGCGCGCGTATTTCGGCGGGCCCTGCGCGTCGTTGAGCATGGAGCACGCGGCGCTGCTGGCCGGCGCCATCATCAACCCGCGCGAGCACAGTCCCGCCAAGCCGACGCGACGGCTGCTTCGCCGACAGCAGATCATCTTGAGAAGGATGGGGATCAAGGACACGCCGCCGGCCGCGCCGGCGGTGGAGATGCCCACGCCCGCGCCGGTGGACCAGACCCCGCCCGAACCGCCGCCGCCGGTGCCGCAACCGTTTCCCATTCCGCCCGGGAATGGCAGCCCCCTGAGTCTCCAAAGGGCGGATTTCGCGGCCTGA
- a CDS encoding M48 family metalloprotease, translated as MRKGTCFLFTVLVAVTAACATNPVSGKRQMSLLSEAEELAIGQQQDVEIRREMGVYDDPALQAYVTEIGQDLARASHRPNLPWSFTIVDNPAINAFALPGGYVYITRGILSYLDDESELAGVLGHEIGHVTARHAAQAYTRQAQANLGLTILSIFVPGTRPFTDLGATGLGVLFLKHGRDAEIEADRLGVEYGSAAGWDPSGVPRFLATLARVDALTEDGVPNWLSTHPDPGSRVGKAEPVAGQFVSPTATKRNRDEYLDRIAGLVVGDNPKDGIVRGNVFLHPLLRLGLDFPEGWGVINSPEAVMAREPGTEHYMVLQEVEQPRLLRQGSGGQGGRTIGDAAVAAMRAAGYSVVDGRMETLNGHDAHVGLYRGTAKGAGKVLMRAAHIAVGRQLYVVAGFAPEAEFALVDREVTPSIQTFRGLTAAEASRVRPNKVDFYVVRQGDSWQSIAVRQGKNIVNAATLAIMNDHEVNVQPQPGDRIKLVVEG; from the coding sequence ATGAGAAAAGGGACCTGCTTCCTTTTTACGGTTCTCGTCGCCGTCACGGCGGCGTGCGCCACCAACCCGGTGTCGGGCAAGCGCCAGATGTCCCTTCTCAGCGAAGCCGAGGAGCTGGCGATTGGGCAGCAGCAAGACGTCGAGATTCGCCGCGAAATGGGGGTCTATGACGACCCCGCCCTCCAGGCGTATGTGACGGAAATCGGCCAGGACCTGGCGCGCGCCTCCCATCGCCCGAACCTGCCCTGGTCGTTCACGATTGTCGACAACCCCGCCATCAACGCGTTTGCGCTGCCGGGCGGTTACGTCTACATCACGCGCGGCATCCTCTCGTACCTGGATGACGAGTCGGAACTGGCCGGCGTGCTTGGCCACGAGATTGGCCACGTCACGGCGCGGCACGCGGCGCAGGCCTACACGCGGCAGGCGCAAGCCAACCTGGGCCTCACCATCCTCAGCATCTTCGTGCCGGGCACGCGGCCGTTCACCGATCTGGGCGCCACGGGCCTTGGGGTGTTGTTCCTCAAGCACGGGCGCGATGCGGAAATCGAAGCCGACCGCCTCGGCGTGGAATACGGTTCGGCCGCCGGCTGGGACCCGTCCGGCGTGCCGCGCTTCCTCGCCACGCTCGCGCGCGTCGATGCGCTCACCGAAGACGGCGTGCCCAACTGGCTGTCCACGCACCCCGATCCGGGTTCGCGTGTCGGCAAGGCCGAACCGGTCGCGGGCCAGTTCGTCTCGCCGACCGCCACCAAGAGGAACCGCGACGAGTATCTTGATCGCATCGCCGGGCTCGTCGTCGGCGACAACCCCAAGGACGGCATCGTTCGCGGCAACGTCTTTCTGCATCCGCTGCTGCGCCTCGGACTCGATTTCCCGGAAGGCTGGGGCGTGATCAATTCGCCCGAGGCGGTGATGGCGCGCGAGCCGGGCACCGAACACTACATGGTGTTGCAGGAAGTGGAGCAGCCGCGCCTCCTTCGCCAGGGCTCCGGAGGCCAGGGCGGCCGAACGATCGGTGACGCCGCGGTGGCCGCCATGCGCGCCGCCGGGTATTCCGTGGTGGACGGCCGCATGGAGACGCTCAACGGCCATGACGCCCACGTCGGCCTGTATCGCGGCACGGCCAAGGGCGCGGGCAAGGTCCTGATGCGCGCCGCGCACATTGCGGTGGGGCGGCAGCTGTACGTGGTGGCGGGCTTCGCGCCGGAAGCCGAGTTCGCCCTCGTCGATCGCGAGGTCACCCCGTCGATCCAGACCTTCCGCGGCCTCACCGCCGCCGAGGCTTCCCGCGTGCGTCCCAACAAGGTGGACTTCTACGTGGTGCGCCAGGGCGACTCGTGGCAGTCGATCGCGGTGCGGCAGGGCAAGAACATCGTCAACGCCGCGACGCTGGCAATCATGAACGACCATGAGGTCAACGTTCAGCCGCAGCCCGGCGATCGCATCAAGCTCGTGGTCGAGGGGTAG
- a CDS encoding dihydrodipicolinate synthase family protein: MNPFAGVYTPLATPFAADGSLDERGLKANVERYLRSPLTGLVVLGSNGEAPQLDDAEADRAIAVVRESMPKGRPLLAGTGRESTQATVAATRRAAGLGVDAVLVRTPAFYKGQMTTDAFVRHYTQVADQSPVPVLLYNVTIYTGVNLLPDAIAALSAHPNIAGVKETNSDMVQFGEYLARAKQGFTVLAGSGATYYSALALGAHGAILAVGGVAPALCMDLFKAASDGRFAEARALQRKLAPLARLVGTAHGVPGLKAALDLLGYAGGPPRPPLQPVGQAAIDAIREQLVALNLLEAAPGSR; this comes from the coding sequence ATGAACCCATTTGCCGGCGTCTACACGCCACTCGCCACTCCCTTCGCCGCGGATGGCTCGCTCGACGAGCGCGGCCTGAAGGCCAATGTCGAACGCTACCTGCGTTCGCCGCTGACCGGCCTGGTCGTGCTCGGCTCGAACGGCGAGGCGCCGCAGCTGGACGATGCGGAGGCTGATCGCGCCATTGCGGTGGTGCGTGAGTCCATGCCCAAGGGCCGTCCACTCCTCGCCGGCACCGGGCGCGAATCGACGCAGGCGACGGTGGCCGCCACCAGGCGCGCCGCCGGCCTGGGCGTGGACGCCGTGCTCGTGCGCACACCCGCGTTCTACAAAGGCCAGATGACCACGGACGCGTTTGTCCGCCACTACACGCAGGTGGCCGATCAGTCGCCCGTGCCGGTGTTGCTCTACAACGTCACCATCTACACCGGCGTCAACCTGCTGCCCGACGCGATTGCCGCGCTCAGCGCCCATCCGAACATTGCCGGGGTCAAAGAGACCAACAGCGACATGGTGCAGTTTGGCGAGTATCTCGCCCGCGCCAAGCAGGGCTTCACCGTGCTCGCCGGTTCCGGCGCGACCTACTACTCGGCCCTCGCGCTGGGCGCGCATGGCGCCATTCTCGCGGTTGGCGGCGTCGCCCCCGCGCTGTGCATGGACCTGTTCAAGGCCGCGTCTGATGGCCGCTTCGCCGAGGCGCGCGCGTTGCAGCGAAAGCTCGCGCCGCTCGCGCGGCTCGTCGGCACGGCCCATGGCGTGCCTGGACTCAAGGCGGCGCTCGACCTGCTCGGCTACGCCGGCGGTCCGCCGCGGCCGCCGCTGCAGCCGGTCGGCCAGGCTGCCATTGACGCCATTCGCGAGCAACTCGTCGCGCTCAACCTGCTGGAGGCCGCCCCTGGTTCCCGATAA
- a CDS encoding ABC transporter permease — protein sequence MSRRAGMFVLVLAALSLLAPLLAPYDAGRGFRDFLHAPPMRPRFQGLHAPVVHPLVLADRLEQRFEADTTRTVPLPWFAGTDDAPVFLLGADNFGRDVLSRLLYGARTSVGLALVATLGAVLIGALAGAWAGLCGGWVDDAVMRTADFVLILPVIYVVLVLRSVLPLVLPASTVFLLVAWIFVVVGWPFVAKGVRAIVAAERDREYVQAARSLGAGSGRILVHHLIPACSGHLVVQATLLLPGFILAEATLSFVGLGFPDPVASWGTMLAEAGNYNAVARFPWTLAPAVAIFAIVLVTNLIASPNDRK from the coding sequence ATGAGCCGGCGCGCGGGGATGTTCGTGCTGGTGCTCGCGGCGCTGTCGCTGCTCGCGCCGCTGCTCGCGCCGTACGATGCGGGCCGCGGCTTCCGCGACTTCCTGCACGCGCCGCCGATGCGTCCGCGGTTCCAGGGGCTTCACGCGCCGGTCGTGCATCCGCTCGTGCTCGCCGATCGCCTCGAGCAGCGCTTCGAGGCCGACACCACGCGCACCGTGCCGCTGCCGTGGTTCGCCGGTACGGACGACGCGCCGGTCTTTCTGCTCGGCGCCGACAACTTCGGCCGCGATGTGCTGTCGCGCCTGCTCTACGGGGCGCGCACGTCCGTCGGCCTGGCGCTGGTCGCCACGCTCGGCGCCGTCCTCATCGGCGCCCTGGCCGGGGCCTGGGCCGGACTTTGCGGCGGCTGGGTTGACGACGCGGTCATGCGCACGGCCGACTTCGTGTTGATCCTGCCGGTGATCTACGTGGTGCTCGTCTTGCGATCGGTGCTGCCACTCGTGCTGCCGGCGTCCACCGTCTTCCTGCTCGTGGCCTGGATCTTCGTGGTGGTCGGCTGGCCCTTCGTCGCGAAGGGCGTGCGCGCCATCGTCGCGGCCGAGCGCGATCGCGAGTACGTGCAGGCGGCGCGGTCGCTCGGCGCCGGCTCGGGTCGCATCCTGGTGCATCACCTCATCCCGGCCTGTTCCGGGCATCTCGTCGTCCAGGCCACCTTGCTGCTGCCGGGATTCATCCTCGCGGAAGCGACCCTCTCGTTTGTGGGCCTCGGCTTTCCCGATCCCGTCGCGAGCTGGGGCACCATGCTCGCGGAAGCGGGTAACTACAACGCGGTGGCAAGATTTCCGTGGACGCTTGCACCAGCGGTGGCAATTTTTGCCATCGTCTTGGTCACCAATCTGATCGCCTCTCCGAACGACCGAAAATGA
- a CDS encoding ABC transporter permease: MGRYLLRRLGFALLLVLVVSSASLLLTHLAPGDITSDQALALDPAALARLRAELGLDRPLAVQYLSWLGGVVRLDFGRSLLYARPVSTLISERALNTAVLAIAALMLATAIGLPLGVYSGSRSRGAGRSVVRVLSILALSVPPLIGSLALVFLAARTGWLPVGGMTSAAGINLSWAQWLADLARHIPIPALALALPLAATLERLQSQAIEKATREPFVAASRARGLTQAQAVVRHAWPVSLRSVLGLYGVMIGTLFSGSFVVEVVTSWPGLGRLMYDALKARDLYLVAGCAASGAFFLAAGTWIADVLLALADPRVRSQEAP; this comes from the coding sequence ATGGGACGCTATCTCCTGAGGCGTCTCGGCTTCGCCCTGCTCCTGGTCCTCGTCGTTTCGTCGGCGTCACTGCTGCTCACGCACCTCGCCCCCGGCGACATCACCTCGGATCAAGCCCTCGCCCTCGACCCGGCCGCGCTCGCCAGGCTGCGGGCCGAACTGGGCTTGGATCGGCCGCTCGCCGTCCAATACCTGTCGTGGCTGGGCGGCGTCGTCCGCCTTGATTTCGGCCGCTCCCTCCTCTACGCGCGCCCCGTCAGCACGCTGATCAGCGAGCGCGCGCTCAATACCGCGGTGCTCGCGATTGCCGCTCTCATGCTGGCCACCGCGATTGGCCTGCCGCTGGGAGTGTATTCAGGCAGCCGCTCGCGGGGTGCCGGCCGCTCGGTGGTGCGCGTGCTGTCGATCCTGGCGCTCTCGGTCCCGCCCCTGATCGGCTCGCTGGCGCTGGTGTTCCTCGCGGCGCGGACCGGATGGCTGCCCGTCGGCGGCATGACCTCGGCCGCCGGTATCAATCTCAGCTGGGCCCAGTGGCTCGCCGACCTGGCGCGGCACATTCCGATTCCGGCGCTCGCCCTGGCGCTGCCGCTGGCGGCCACGCTCGAGCGATTGCAGTCGCAGGCCATCGAGAAGGCCACGCGCGAGCCCTTCGTGGCGGCCAGCCGGGCCCGCGGCCTCACGCAGGCGCAGGCCGTGGTGAGGCACGCCTGGCCGGTGTCCCTGCGATCCGTGCTCGGACTTTACGGCGTCATGATCGGCACCCTGTTCAGCGGTTCGTTCGTCGTCGAAGTGGTCACCTCGTGGCCCGGCCTTGGCCGATTGATGTACGACGCGCTCAAGGCGCGTGACCTGTATCTGGTAGCCGGCTGCGCCGCGAGCGGCGCGTTCTTCCTGGCCGCCGGCACCTGGATCGCCGACGTGCTGCTCGCGCTCGCCGATCCGCGGGTGCGCTCGCAGGAGGCGCCATGA
- a CDS encoding ABC transporter substrate-binding protein yields MIAFTGWRWWSGQQKPAGEGMEIVFSDVSTRGGVLTSSLRSEPRTFNRWVDRNFPPDLISQLTQGKLIRVNRSTQELEPALAETWTASPDNRTFTLTLREAAWSDGTPFTSADVVFTFKAIYDPKVNSILASSLEVDGKPLTVTAPDARTVVIAFPGPFGPGIAMLDNLTLAPKHKLEAALAAGTFAQAWGVATPVNELVSLGPFVLSRYEPGQRLIFDRNPRYWKKDTAGTQLPYVDQIVLEVVPDQNAELVRLQAGQIDMLQQQVRPEDIATLRPLVDQGKLQLLELGVGTDPDLFFFNLRPQRWAKDPRGSWITRREFRQAISHAVDREAFANTVFLGAGVPIWGPITPGNQKWFSPNVPRYPFSIDRAKELLAGIGLTNRDADEWLEDEKGTEARFTLLTYRGNSSLERSAAVLREDLRPLGIAVDVVALEQGALVERMIKGDFESIFFFFSATSFDPAMSADFWLSSGSAHIWNIGQATPATEWEKQIDDLTHQVMSSVDQAERKRLFDQVQKIFAENLPAIYFVAPRMYIGVSARVGSLSPTILRPQLLWAADTITVRTPVPTGQGGR; encoded by the coding sequence TTGATCGCCTTCACCGGGTGGCGGTGGTGGTCCGGCCAGCAGAAACCTGCCGGCGAAGGCATGGAAATTGTCTTCTCCGACGTCAGCACGCGCGGCGGCGTCCTTACCTCGTCGCTGCGCAGCGAACCGCGCACCTTCAACCGGTGGGTAGACCGCAACTTCCCGCCGGACCTCATCTCGCAGCTCACGCAGGGCAAGCTGATCCGCGTCAACCGCAGCACGCAGGAACTGGAGCCGGCGCTGGCGGAGACGTGGACCGCCTCACCCGATAACCGGACCTTCACCCTGACTCTGCGCGAAGCCGCGTGGTCCGACGGCACCCCGTTCACCTCCGCCGACGTCGTCTTTACCTTCAAGGCCATCTACGATCCGAAGGTCAACAGCATCCTGGCCAGCTCGCTCGAGGTGGACGGCAAACCGCTCACGGTCACCGCGCCCGATGCGCGAACCGTCGTGATCGCCTTTCCAGGACCCTTCGGCCCGGGCATCGCGATGCTCGACAACCTCACCCTCGCGCCCAAGCACAAGCTGGAGGCCGCGCTGGCCGCCGGCACCTTCGCGCAGGCCTGGGGCGTGGCCACCCCGGTGAACGAGCTGGTGTCGCTCGGCCCGTTCGTGCTGTCGCGCTACGAGCCGGGGCAGCGGCTGATTTTCGATCGCAATCCGCGCTACTGGAAGAAGGACACCGCCGGCACCCAGCTGCCATACGTGGACCAAATCGTGCTCGAGGTCGTGCCCGATCAGAACGCCGAGCTCGTGCGCCTGCAGGCCGGGCAGATCGACATGCTGCAGCAGCAGGTGCGGCCCGAAGACATCGCCACGCTCCGGCCGCTGGTGGATCAGGGCAAGCTGCAGCTGCTGGAACTGGGTGTCGGCACCGACCCCGACCTGTTCTTCTTCAACCTGCGGCCCCAGCGGTGGGCCAAGGACCCGCGCGGCAGCTGGATTACGCGGCGCGAGTTCCGGCAGGCGATTTCGCACGCGGTGGACCGCGAGGCCTTCGCGAACACCGTGTTTCTTGGCGCGGGTGTGCCGATCTGGGGACCGATCACACCCGGCAACCAGAAGTGGTTCTCGCCCAACGTCCCGCGCTATCCCTTCTCGATCGATCGCGCGAAGGAGCTGCTCGCCGGTATCGGCCTCACCAACCGCGACGCCGACGAATGGCTGGAAGACGAGAAGGGGACCGAAGCCCGCTTCACCCTCCTGACCTATCGCGGCAACTCGTCGCTCGAGCGGTCCGCCGCGGTGCTGCGCGAAGATCTCCGCCCCCTCGGCATTGCCGTGGACGTGGTCGCCCTCGAGCAGGGGGCGCTCGTCGAGCGCATGATCAAGGGTGACTTTGAGTCGATCTTCTTCTTCTTCTCGGCGACCAGTTTCGATCCCGCGATGTCGGCGGATTTCTGGCTGAGTTCCGGATCCGCGCACATCTGGAACATCGGGCAGGCGACGCCGGCCACCGAGTGGGAGAAGCAAATCGACGACCTGACGCACCAGGTGATGTCGAGCGTGGACCAGGCGGAACGCAAGCGGCTCTTCGACCAGGTCCAGAAGATCTTCGCGGAGAACCTACCCGCGATCTACTTCGTGGCGCCGCGCATGTACATCGGCGTCAGCGCCCGCGTCGGCTCGCTGTCGCCCACCATCCTGCGCCCGCAGTTGTTGTGGGCCGCCGACACCATCACCGTGCGCACCCCGGTACCAACAGGGCAGGGAGGGCGGTAA
- a CDS encoding helix-turn-helix domain-containing protein, with product MSIEQAAQLLSVSRRTVYYRIRDGRLRTIRTLGGSQRVLMDSVEEMRGTH from the coding sequence GTGAGCATCGAACAGGCCGCTCAGTTGCTGAGTGTCTCCCGCCGGACCGTTTACTACCGCATCCGGGATGGACGGCTCCGTACCATTCGCACGCTTGGGGGATCCCAGCGCGTGCTGATGGACTCGGTCGAGGAAATGCGCGGGACGCACTAG
- a CDS encoding S8 family peptidase, which translates to MDLHRNGRRRQGGIRSTWYGSTAVLAAALLFLAGATSAMASERRARLSTDLVAHLNSGSPAPVDIIVSGSQERIDRLVKRHGLVVKKVLTSGAVLTASKAAVDALSNDAEVDALSGDPVVHSHMAVTTQSTGADAAWAGAIATLGAVNGRGIGVAIIDSGIADHPALRDRVVASVDFTSRRGKGGDQYGHGTHIAGIVAARSFRNAVTGAESGMAPAAHLIDLKVLGADGSGQASDVIEAIDWAVKYRKSYGIRVINLSLGAAPTQSYKDDPICQAVERAVKAGLVVVASAGNYGTNDQNQQIYGSITSPGISPYAITVGAIRTQGTVDPGDDEVAPWSSKGPTLVDHIVKPDLVAPGSKIVSTAAPGATLMRQFPERLIDGPGSRDYFSMSGTSMSAAVVSGAVALLLDGRGDLTPLQVKLALQASADFMPAAGLLASGAGSLDLEDLVQIPNLTPKDQAETGFSMTVPSANGTSAQVIVWGDVIVWGDVIVWGDVIVWGDSTNANDVIVWGDSTNDVIVWGDSTAAQDVIVWGDATTSQDVIVWGDSLEDVIVWGDSVAEVIVWGDVIDWGDVIVWGD; encoded by the coding sequence ATGGACCTGCATCGGAATGGCCGGCGCCGCCAAGGCGGAATCCGGTCTACGTGGTACGGCTCCACCGCTGTTCTAGCGGCCGCGCTCCTGTTCCTCGCCGGTGCCACGTCGGCCATGGCGAGCGAACGGCGGGCGCGGCTCTCGACCGATCTCGTCGCGCACCTCAACTCCGGTTCGCCGGCGCCGGTCGACATCATCGTCTCGGGCTCGCAGGAACGCATCGATCGCCTCGTGAAGCGTCATGGCCTGGTGGTGAAGAAGGTCCTCACCTCGGGCGCCGTGCTGACGGCGTCGAAGGCCGCCGTTGACGCGCTCTCGAACGACGCCGAAGTAGACGCCCTCTCGGGCGATCCGGTCGTCCACTCCCACATGGCGGTCACCACCCAGTCCACCGGCGCCGACGCGGCGTGGGCGGGAGCCATTGCCACGTTGGGCGCGGTCAACGGGCGCGGCATTGGCGTGGCCATCATCGACAGCGGCATTGCCGATCATCCGGCGTTGAGGGATCGGGTGGTCGCGAGCGTGGACTTCACCAGCCGGCGGGGCAAGGGCGGGGATCAGTACGGCCACGGCACCCACATCGCCGGCATCGTCGCGGCGCGGTCGTTCAGGAACGCGGTGACGGGCGCGGAGAGCGGCATGGCGCCGGCGGCGCACCTGATCGACCTGAAGGTGCTGGGCGCTGACGGCAGCGGCCAGGCCAGCGACGTGATCGAGGCCATCGACTGGGCCGTCAAGTACCGCAAGTCGTACGGCATCCGCGTGATCAACCTCTCGCTCGGCGCGGCGCCGACGCAGAGCTACAAGGACGACCCCATATGCCAGGCGGTTGAGCGGGCCGTGAAGGCCGGCCTGGTGGTGGTGGCGTCGGCGGGCAACTACGGCACCAACGACCAGAACCAGCAGATCTACGGCAGCATCACGTCCCCCGGCATTTCGCCCTATGCGATCACCGTGGGCGCCATCCGCACGCAGGGCACGGTGGATCCGGGTGACGACGAGGTGGCGCCATGGAGCTCGAAGGGCCCGACGCTGGTCGATCACATCGTCAAGCCGGACCTGGTGGCGCCGGGCTCGAAGATCGTGTCCACGGCGGCGCCTGGGGCGACGCTGATGCGGCAGTTTCCGGAGCGCCTGATCGACGGCCCCGGCTCGCGCGATTACTTCTCGATGAGCGGCACGAGCATGTCGGCCGCGGTGGTGTCTGGCGCGGTGGCGTTGCTGCTGGATGGGCGCGGAGACCTGACGCCGTTGCAGGTGAAGCTGGCACTGCAGGCGAGTGCGGATTTCATGCCGGCGGCGGGGTTGCTGGCAAGCGGCGCGGGGAGTCTGGACTTAGAAGACCTCGTTCAAATCCCCAACCTCACGCCGAAGGACCAGGCCGAAACAGGCTTCTCGATGACCGTACCGAGCGCTAACGGCACGTCCGCTCAAGTCATCGTTTGGGGTGACGTCATTGTTTGGGGCGACGTCATTGTATGGGGTGATGTGATCGTCTGGGGTGATTCGACGAATGCGAATGACGTCATCGTCTGGGGCGATTCAACGAACGACGTAATTGTGTGGGGGGACTCCACAGCCGCCCAAGATGTCATCGTCTGGGGCGATGCGACGACCTCGCAAGATGTCATCGTGTGGGGCGACTCGCTGGAGGACGTGATCGTGTGGGGAGACTCCGTCGCCGAAGTAATTGTGTGGGGTGATGTAATCGACTGGGGCGACGTGATTGTCTGGGGTGACTAG